A window of Rhododendron vialii isolate Sample 1 chromosome 13a, ASM3025357v1 contains these coding sequences:
- the LOC131314086 gene encoding uncharacterized protein LOC131314086, which translates to MDYTNIGLRHGYLIIFEEIQTLCSWLNLEPPPMQQNSLYVMSPLGYISPTNKSCDRIFSVKSAYGQWELQNHSSSALLGSLWKNLAPPKVVIFAWVAVKERVATRSVLLSRNLINEIQLALCPLCSLHLETHQHLFLHCHFSLNVWSIILDWWNIKWVCPIFVPELANWWFTNGFYNLEKHVWKACFYATLWSIWLVRNDTIFNNSTKQAWEVGDSVKTRVAMWMKVKYDIKVYIVEEFKIFLDGVRKLRL; encoded by the exons ATGGATTACACAAATATTGGACTAAGGCACGGATATCTTATTATCTTTGAGGAGATTCAAACCCTATGCAGTTGGTTGAATCTTGAACCACCACCGATGCAGCAAAACTCCTTATATGTCATGTCTCCTCTAGGATATATCAGTCCGACTAATAAATCGT GTGATAGAATTTTCTCTGTCAAGTCAGCTTATGGGCAATGGGAACTGCAAAACCATTCGAGCAGTGCATTGCTGGGTTCTCTATGGAAGAATTTGGCCCCTCCTAAGGTGGTGATCTTTGCTTGGGTGGCGGTAAAGGAAAGAGTAGCTACCAGGTCAGTCCTTCTCAGCAGAAACTTGATCAATGAGATTCAATTAGCTTTGTGCCCCCTATGTTCCTTGCATCTTGAAACCCATCAGCACTTGTTTCTCCACTGTCATTTCTCATTGAATGTTTGGTCGATAATCCTAGACTGGTGGAACATCAAATGGGTTTGCCCAATCTTTGTACCAGAATTAGCAAATTGGTGGTTTACTAATGGATTTTATAACTTGGAGAAACATGTATGGAAAGCTTGCTTCTATGCAACGTTGTGGTCCATTTGGTTGGTAAGAAACGACACTATCTTCAACAACTCAACGAAACAAGCTTGGGAGGTGGGGGATTCagtcaaaactagagttgcgATGTGGATGAAGGTGAAGTACGACATCAAGGTCTACATTGTTGAGGAGTTCAAGATCTTCTTAGATGGTGTTCGAAAATTGAGATTGTAA